In Zingiber officinale cultivar Zhangliang chromosome 6A, Zo_v1.1, whole genome shotgun sequence, a single genomic region encodes these proteins:
- the LOC121994885 gene encoding uncharacterized protein LOC121994885, which yields MKRLLYFTLFCKTVPSARSPRSHDAALLFAILPYSASATAAGAACTTGKHIFMAQYLVDSCGFDQEKATKASKLLKSIQTRQQPDSVLAFLRSYGFDDASVKKILHCSPKCLLLDVEKILAPKFRAFEGLGFSPSGIVHLVRSNSITTKIEHERTVPKSEFWQDLLGSKDALVKLFKSNNWVLGSIE from the exons ATGAAGAGACTATTATACTTCACCCTCTTCTGCAAAACCGTGCCTTCCGCTCGTTCTCCTCGCTCCCACGATGCTGCACTCCTCTTTGCCATCTTACCTTACTCGGCCTCGGCCACCGCCGCTGGCGCCGCATGCACCACTGGGAAGCACATATTCATGGCGCAATACCTCGTCGACTCATGTGGCTTCGACCAGGAGAAGGCCACCAAGGCCTCGAAGCTTCTCAAGAGCATCCAAACCCGGCAGCAGCCCGACTCCGTCCTTGCTTTCCTCAGAAGTTACGGCTTCGATGACGCATCGGTAAAAAAGATCCTACATTGCTCCCCCAAATGTCTTCTTTTGGACGTAGAGAAGATACTTGCCCCAAAGTTCCGAGCTTTCGAAGGTCTGGGTTTCTCTCCATCCGGTATCGTTCACCTCGTCCGATCAAATTCCATCACAACCAAAATCGAACACGAACGTACTGTGCCTAAGAGCGAATTTTGGCAAGACCTTCTCGGATCTAAGGATGCGCTGGTGAAGCTGTTCAAGAGTAACAATTGGGTTCTTGG ATCAATTGAATGA